In Populus nigra chromosome 10, ddPopNigr1.1, whole genome shotgun sequence, the following proteins share a genomic window:
- the LOC133705381 gene encoding uncharacterized protein LOC133705381: protein MDINLTLTLSILFFTSVLSNLPSLATSDDVCPYPCYPPPTGTGTPTVLTTPPSPPSQSAGSYSPPGYPSPTGNLPFYPPPPFGNNLYGLPPPDPILPYFPFYYRKPPHQTDASLATNSLPTLMMAASNILAFAFLHLVFGC, encoded by the coding sequence CTTACTCTCTCCATCCTCTTCTTCACATCCGTACTTTCCAATCTTCCTAGCTTGGCCACGTCCGACGACGTGTGCCCTTATCCTTGTTATCCTCCTCCCACGGGGACCGGTACCCCAACAGTACTGACAACACCGCCGTCTCCTCCATCTCAGTCAGCAGGATCATACTCGCCTCCTGGATACCCTTCTCCGACTGGGAATTTACCATTCTACCCTCCTCCACCTTTTGGCAACAACTTGTATGGTCTTCCACCTCCTGACCCTATCTTGCCTTATTTCCCATTCTACTACAGGAAGCCTCCTCATCAAACTGACGCGTCTTTGGCAACCAATAGTCTTCCAACTCTCATGATGGCCGCATCTAATATTCTTGCTTTTGCTTTTCTGCACCTCGTTTTTGGTTGTTGA